The DNA segment CTCGGCGAAATGGCCGTCGCCTCGCCGGACACCGGTTCTTTCTCGACCTACGCCGACCGCGCGATCGGTCATTGGGCCGGTTTCACCATCGGCTGGTTGTACTGGTGGTTCTGGGTGCTGGTGATTCCACTGGAAGCCAACGCCGCTGCGACCATCCTGCACGCATGGTTCCCGGGCGTGGACATCTGGGCGTTCGCCCTGGTCATCACCCTGCTGCTGACCGTGACCAACCTTTTCAGCGTGAAAAACTACGGTGAGTTCGAGTTCTGGTTCGCTTTGATCAAAGTGTTGGCAATCATCGGCTTCATCGGCCTCGGCCTTGCGGCGATTTTCGGCTTCCTGCCGACGAGTCAGGTCAGCGGCGTTTCGCACCTGTTCGACAGCGGCGGCTTCCTGCCCAATGGCATGGGCGCCGTGCTGGGCGCGATCCTGACCACCATGTTTTCGTTTATGGGGACCGAAATCGTCACCATCGCGGCGGCGGAATCGAAAGACCCGGGCAAGCAGATCTCCAAGGCCACCAACTCGGTGATCTGGCGGATCGGCCTGTTCTATCTGGTGTCGATCTTCATTGTCGTGGCTCTGGTGCCATGGAACGATCCTACGCTGGCCAACCTCGGCTCCTACCAGACTGTGCTTGAGCGCATGGGCATCCCGAACGCCAAGATGATCGTCGACATCGTCGTGCTGGTCGCGGTGACCAGTTGCTTGAACTCGGCGCTGTACACGTCTTCGCGCATGCTGTTCTCGCTCGGCAAGCGCGGTGACGCCCCGGCCATGTCGACCCGCACCAACAAGAGCGGCACTCCCTACTGGGCAGTCATGTTGTCGACCGGCGCAGCGTTCCTCTGCACCTTCGCCAACTACGTCGCTCCGGCTGCGGTGTTCGAATTCCTGCTGGCCAGCTCCGGCGCCATTGCCCTGCTGGTGTACCTGGTGATCGCCTTCTCGCAACTGCGCATGCGCAAGCAGCGCGTGGCACGCGGCGAGAACATCGTCTTCAGCATGTGGCTGTTCCCGGGCCTGACCTACGCGGTGATCATCTTCATCATCGCGGCCCTGACCATCATGCTGTTCCAGGAAGCCCATCGCGTCGAAATCCTCGCCACAGGCCTGCTGAGCTTGCTGGTGGTGGCTGCCGGCCTGCTGGTATCGCGCCGTCGCAAGCTGGAAAAGCGTGGTGCGGTGGTGTTGAACTGAGTCGCAACGCGTGATGTGAAAAC comes from the Pseudomonas granadensis genome and includes:
- the gabP gene encoding GABA permease, with product MSSTPSSNGLEQGLKPRHVTMLSIAGVIGAGLFVGSGHAIAAAGPAVLLAYAAAGTLVVLVMRMLGEMAVASPDTGSFSTYADRAIGHWAGFTIGWLYWWFWVLVIPLEANAAATILHAWFPGVDIWAFALVITLLLTVTNLFSVKNYGEFEFWFALIKVLAIIGFIGLGLAAIFGFLPTSQVSGVSHLFDSGGFLPNGMGAVLGAILTTMFSFMGTEIVTIAAAESKDPGKQISKATNSVIWRIGLFYLVSIFIVVALVPWNDPTLANLGSYQTVLERMGIPNAKMIVDIVVLVAVTSCLNSALYTSSRMLFSLGKRGDAPAMSTRTNKSGTPYWAVMLSTGAAFLCTFANYVAPAAVFEFLLASSGAIALLVYLVIAFSQLRMRKQRVARGENIVFSMWLFPGLTYAVIIFIIAALTIMLFQEAHRVEILATGLLSLLVVAAGLLVSRRRKLEKRGAVVLN